In a genomic window of Meleagris gallopavo isolate NT-WF06-2002-E0010 breed Aviagen turkey brand Nicholas breeding stock chromosome 1, Turkey_5.1, whole genome shotgun sequence:
- the KCTD4 gene encoding BTB/POZ domain-containing protein KCTD4, with translation MERKSNRRAKESEENHSNFEGSEQDKDYKTSLITLNVGGYLYITQKQTLTKYPDSFLEGIINGKIMCPFDADGHYFIDRDGLLFRHILNFLRNGELLLPEGFRENQLLAHEADFFQLKVLSDAVKSRWEKEQLASRETTFLEITDSHDRSQGLRIFCNAPDFIAKIKSRIVLVSKSRLDGFPEEFSVSSNIIQFKYFIKSENGTRLVLKEDNTFVCTLETLKFEAIMMALKCGFRLLTSLDCSKGSIVHSDALHFIK, from the coding sequence ATGGAGAGAAAATCAAACAGAAGAGCAAAGGAATCTGAAGAAAACCACAGCAACTTCGAGGGCTCTGAGCAAGACAAGGACTATAAAACCTCTCTGATTACTCTGAATGTTGGTGGCTATCTGTACatcacacaaaaacaaacactaacCAAGTACCCAGATTCTTTCCTCGAAGGCATCATCAACGGAAAAATAATGTGCCCGTTTGATGCAGATGGACATTACTTCATAGACAGAGATGGACTCCTATTCAGACACATTCTGAACTTCCTACGAAATGGAGAACTTCTTCTACCGGAAGGGTTTCGAGAAAATCAACTTCTGGCACACGAAGCAGATTTCTTTCAGCTGAAGGTCTTATCGGATGCAGTGAAATCGAGGTGGGAGAAGGAGCAGCTCGCATCTCGAGAGACCACTTTCCTGGAAATAACTGACAGCCACGACCGCTCGCAGGGGCTCCGGATCTTTTGTAACGCTCCTGATTtcatagcaaaaataaaatcccGAATCGTACTGGTGTCTAAAAGCAGGCTGGATGGATTTCCAGAGGAGTTTTCAGTCTCTTCGAATATAATTCAATTCAAATACTTCATAAAGTCTGAAAATGGTACACGACTTGTGCTGAAGGAGGACAACACCTTCGTCTGCACCCTGGAAACTCTTAAGTTTGAGGCAATTATGATGGCTTTAAAATGCGGATTCAGACTGCTGACCAGCCTGGATTGTTCCAAAGGATCTATTGTTCACAGCGATGCACTTCATTTTATCAAGTAA